The Campylobacter armoricus sequence CTCCATAAAGCTGATTATTTTGATGGATAAATATTTCATATTCATTTTTTAAACCCTTGTGATTTAAAAAGCATAAAAGATTATGATTTTGACTTTGTAAAAATGTTTGTGTATCAAGTTTAGTTAGCTCATGGTATTCTAACGCTAATTCTTTATAAAATACGATAGGTGGAATTAAAATTTCATTAGTATTTATAATATGGTAGTAGTAGTAGTGGTGGTGGGGGGGGGTAATTGTGTATTCATTTTTTACTACTTCCTTTTTTACAAGTAGAATTCCTATTAAATCTACATAATCAAGTCTAAGTGTTTTTTCATTTGCTGAACTTAAACCTAAACTTTCTTCGCTTTGTTTGGTAATTTGTGTATTAACATATAAAAAAGTTTTATCATCACAAATTGCTTTTTCATTTTGTATATCTTGAAAAGTATTGATAAGCCCAAAATTTTTTACTAATTTAAAAGATGAGTTTTCAATATTTATAGATGATATAGTGTGGGTTGTTAGATTGGTTTGATTCCAAGTGTGTATGCCTAAAATTTGATAATCTTTTAGCTCTTTTGGAAAAAAGACTTTTTCATTAGCTTTGATTTTTACAACTTGCTCACAAAAAAATGAGTTTTTATGCTCTATTTTAGTTAAATTTGATGGTGTAAAGATATAAAATTTTCTTTTTGAACAAATGATATTTTCTTTGGATTTTTTAAAAGTATGTAAATTTTTTATAATATTTTTACCAAGCTCTTGCATTGCTAGTGGCATAGGATGAAATTTGTAATTTTGATCAAAATCATAAAGATTATTTTTTTGATAGTAAAGATCTATATCGATTAGATTAAACCCATAATAAGCACAATTTTTCCTGTGGGCTTCATTGATAGCTTTTGATTTATCATTATAAGCTGGTATGGGGAGTATAAGCACTATGGTGATTTTATTTGTTTTGTAAAGTTCTTCATAAAAATAGTCAATATTTCTAAGTATAATATTTAAACTCATTGGGTTTAAATAATCATTGATATTTGATTCGCTGATGATATAAGTGCTTTTATTTATATTTTCTTTGTGGCGTATTAATTCATAAAGATTTTGCAAAGAAGTACTAAGTCCTAAAGCGTAGTTATGTAGTTTGATGTTTTTATTTTCAAGACCTACTCGGAGTCCATTTTTAACTACACTATTACTACCACCTAGTAAGATTACATCCATAATTTCTTTCTTTATTATTATAAATTTATATTAATTTTACAAAATATTTTTTAATGAATAATTTCAGAGTAAAAACACCTCATTTTGCCTTTAAATAAGCATTTGACAAAGATAACAACTTTAGCTATATTTTTAAATTCATTTTGAGTTTATTTGGGATTTTAATGGATAAATTGTGTCAAAAAAGAGATGTTTTTTATATAGCTGGTTATGATCCTAGGGGGTATAGGCACTACTATACTATGTTTAAAAAAAACCTTTCTTTGCAAAATGAATTTTTAGCTTATGATTATACTTTATCAAAAGCTAAAGTAAAAGAAAATACTTATCCATTTTGGCAAATTCAAACTCCATATACAAATACTACTTATACTTTTTTAAGTTGGAATGATATAGTCAAGAAAAACTGGTCAGAAGGTATAAAAGATGCTTTGAGTGATTGTTATAGTTTTTTTAGAATTTATACCATCACAGGACTTTTTTTAAAATTTGGCAAAGAATCCCCACATCAACTCATCACAGGCTATTATCCGTTTTTTTATGTGTTTTTGAGTTTGATTTTTACTTTATTTTTTGCTTTTGGAAGTTTATTTTATTTACAAAATTTTCATATTGTTTTAGCAATTATAGCTTTTATTTTGAGCATGGTGCTTTTACCAAAAATGTTTTATAGATTAGGAAAAAAACTAGCTGTTTTTTGGATAGCTAGAATTTGTTCTTTTTGTGCAAATTGGGAAAAAAATAGACAGGGTCAATTAGAACAAAGAATGCAAGAATTTTCTCAAACAATTTTTGAAAATTTAAAAACTCATTCTAAAGAAAAAGATTATGAATTAATTTTAATAGCTCATAGTGTAGGAACGATTTTGTGTATTAATGTTTTGACCAAAGTGCTAAAAAAATGCGAACAAGAAAATATTGATTTCTCAAATTTAAAAATACTCACTTTAGGAGAGTGTATTCCACTAGTGAGTTATCAGAAAAAATCACATGAGTTTAGAAAAGACTTGGAGTATTTGGGAAGTAAAAATTTAATATGGTATGATTTTACTTCTATTATTGATGGTGCTTGTTTTGCACAAATTGATTTTATACGCACAAGTGGAGTAAAAGCTAAATTTAGTCCAAAGTACTTTTCGGCTAAATTTCATACCTTATATAAAAGTAAAGATTATAAAAAAATCAAAAAAGATAAATACAAAGCACATTTTTTATATTTATTTGCTACACAAATTCAAGGAATATATAATTTTTTTGAATTTATTGTAGGTAAAAATAAATTAGAAGAAAAAATTAGATAGGAGAAAATTATGGGTCAATGTCCTTTTCATCCAAAGCCTTATAAAAATAAAGCTTCCACTCTTACGACTTTTTTATTCAAAAGAAGATCTTGGCTTGATGGATTATATGAAAGAAGCTATAAAATGATGATGGGTAGAGTCCAAATGCCTGGTTTTGATCTTTATGTGGTAAATGATCCAAAAGAAGTAAGACGCATTATGGTTGATGAGGTAAGAGAATATCCAAAAAGCCAACTTTTACATGAATTACTTGAACCGCTTTTGGGTGTTAGTATTTTTACTACAAATGGTAGAGTATGGGAAAAACAAAGAGAGCTTTTAAGACCTTCTTTTGAAATGACAAGGATTTCTAAGGTTTTTGGTTTGATGAGTGAGGCAGCTTCTGATATGATGGCTAGATTTGCAAAGTATGAAGATAAAGCGATTATAGAAGTAGATGAAGCTATGACTTTTGTAACTGCTGATGTGATTTTTAGAACTATCATGTCATCAAAACTTGACGAGCAAAAAGGCAAAATTGTTTTAGATGCTTTTGTAACTGTGCAAGAACAAACGGTTAAAACAGCTATGCGAAGAATGTTTCGTTTTCCAACTTGGCTTTCAAATCTTTTAGGTGAGAGAAAAAGACTTAAGGCAGGTGGAGTTATACGCAAGGTTTTATCTGATATTATCAAACCAAGATATGAAAATGCTTTAAATGATCAAGGAAAATACGAAGATATTTTATCTTCTTTGCTTATGGTGGTAGATGCAGATACTAATGAAAGATTTTCTTTTGATGAAATTTTAGATCAAGTTGCCATGCTTTTCTTAGCAGGTCATGAAACTACCGCAAGCTCACTTACTTGGACATTGTATATTTTGAGTATGTCTCCAAATGAACAACAAAAAGCTTATGAAGAGATTATGCAAGTTGCAGGTGATGAAAAATTTACCATAGAGCATATTAAATCTATGAAATATCTGACTAATATTTTCAAAGAAAGCTTAAGACTTTATCCTCCTGTGGGATTTTTTGCTAGAGAAGCAAGAAATGAAAGTAAAATGAGAGATAAACTTATTAAAAAAGGTTCAGGTGTAGTGGTAGCTCCTTGGCTTATCCATAGACATGATAGTTTTTGGGAAAATCCTCATGAATTCGATCCAAGTCGTCATGAAGATAAAAGTAAAATTAAAAAAGATACTTATATGCCTTTTGGTATGGGAGAGCGTATTTGTATAGGGCAAGGTTTTGCTATGCAAGAAGCAATTTTAATTTTAGCAAATATTTTAAGGACTTATAAGTTAGAATTAGAAGAAAATTTTGTACCTGATATTGTAGGAAGGCTTACTATAAGATCAGCAAATGGTATGAATATAAGATTTATCAAAAGGTAAAAATGAAAGAAAAATTAGCAGGAACCATACTACTTTGCGCTATTGTTCCTTTGGCTGTAATTAGCTATCTTTTTATAGTTATAGTAGGTACTTTTGGAAATCCTGCTAGAGTTAGACAGGGTGTGAGAGCGCTTGATCATTTTGTTAATGCGACTTTGTTTAATGGTTATGCTTGGGAGTCTTTATCTTCACATGCTTGGAGAGAGCGTCATAAAAGATGGGCAAAAATAGTTATTAAAATTACAGATTTTTTCGATAAAGATCATTGTCAAAAGGCCAATAAAAGAGAACAAGCTATAGTTGATTT is a genomic window containing:
- a CDS encoding SGNH/GDSL hydrolase family protein → MDVILLGGSNSVVKNGLRVGLENKNIKLHNYALGLSTSLQNLYELIRHKENINKSTYIISESNINDYLNPMSLNIILRNIDYFYEELYKTNKITIVLILPIPAYNDKSKAINEAHRKNCAYYGFNLIDIDLYYQKNNLYDFDQNYKFHPMPLAMQELGKNIIKNLHTFKKSKENIICSKRKFYIFTPSNLTKIEHKNSFFCEQVVKIKANEKVFFPKELKDYQILGIHTWNQTNLTTHTISSINIENSSFKLVKNFGLINTFQDIQNEKAICDDKTFLYVNTQITKQSEESLGLSSANEKTLRLDYVDLIGILLVKKEVVKNEYTITPPHHHYYYYHIINTNEILIPPIVFYKELALEYHELTKLDTQTFLQSQNHNLLCFLNHKGLKNEYEIFIHQNNQLYGASLRIKERLSYKLGEAIIKNSQSYLGYFKIPFELRKVKKEHFKNQKDQKNLPSLKAYADYKHAQIAKTHLPYLLGNALLQASRTPFKIGYLSLPFKLRKIAKNYKKKF
- a CDS encoding DUF829 domain-containing protein, which codes for MDKLCQKRDVFYIAGYDPRGYRHYYTMFKKNLSLQNEFLAYDYTLSKAKVKENTYPFWQIQTPYTNTTYTFLSWNDIVKKNWSEGIKDALSDCYSFFRIYTITGLFLKFGKESPHQLITGYYPFFYVFLSLIFTLFFAFGSLFYLQNFHIVLAIIAFILSMVLLPKMFYRLGKKLAVFWIARICSFCANWEKNRQGQLEQRMQEFSQTIFENLKTHSKEKDYELILIAHSVGTILCINVLTKVLKKCEQENIDFSNLKILTLGECIPLVSYQKKSHEFRKDLEYLGSKNLIWYDFTSIIDGACFAQIDFIRTSGVKAKFSPKYFSAKFHTLYKSKDYKKIKKDKYKAHFLYLFATQIQGIYNFFEFIVGKNKLEEKIR
- a CDS encoding cytochrome P450 is translated as MGQCPFHPKPYKNKASTLTTFLFKRRSWLDGLYERSYKMMMGRVQMPGFDLYVVNDPKEVRRIMVDEVREYPKSQLLHELLEPLLGVSIFTTNGRVWEKQRELLRPSFEMTRISKVFGLMSEAASDMMARFAKYEDKAIIEVDEAMTFVTADVIFRTIMSSKLDEQKGKIVLDAFVTVQEQTVKTAMRRMFRFPTWLSNLLGERKRLKAGGVIRKVLSDIIKPRYENALNDQGKYEDILSSLLMVVDADTNERFSFDEILDQVAMLFLAGHETTASSLTWTLYILSMSPNEQQKAYEEIMQVAGDEKFTIEHIKSMKYLTNIFKESLRLYPPVGFFAREARNESKMRDKLIKKGSGVVVAPWLIHRHDSFWENPHEFDPSRHEDKSKIKKDTYMPFGMGERICIGQGFAMQEAILILANILRTYKLELEENFVPDIVGRLTIRSANGMNIRFIKR
- a CDS encoding succinylglutamate desuccinylase, whose amino-acid sequence is MKEKLAGTILLCAIVPLAVISYLFIVIVGTFGNPARVRQGVRALDHFVNATLFNGYAWESLSSHAWRERHKRWAKIVIKITDFFDKDHCQKANKREQAIVDLVLEKKLTEQTVGKQL